The genomic region TTCTTCGCCACCTACTTCGTCTACTGGACGCACTCGCCGTACGCCGTGCCGCCGGGCGAGGCGCGGCAGCCGGAGGGGACGCCCCTCGAGCGCTACCGCGCGAGCCTCGCCTACGTGAACGGGGTGATCGCGCGGCTGTTCGCGGACATGAAATCCGCCGGGCTCTGGGACGACACGATCGTCGTCCTCACCGCGGATCACGGCGAGGCGTTCGGCCTGCACCGCGGCGTGTACAACCACTCGAGCCACGTGTACGAGGACACGATCCGCATCCCGCTCGTCGTCAAGGTGCCCGGGCTCGACCGCGGCCACGCCGTCGCGCGCCCCGGGACGAACGTCGACTTCGCGCCCACGCTGCTCGGCCTGCTCGGGCTCGAGGCGCCGGCCGCGTGGGAGGGGCAGGATCTCCTGTCCGACGCCTACCGCGCGCGGCCCGCGCTCGTCTTCTCGAGGTCCACCGCGCTCGCGAACGGCATCGTCGACGGGAGCTACAAGTACATCCGCTACCTCGACGGCGGCGGCGGGGAGCACTTCTACGACCTCGAGAAGGATCCGTTCGAGCGGGTCGATCTGATCGCGCAGCGGCGCGCCGAGGCCGACGCCTACGAGGCGATCATCGGCCCGTGGCTCGCGCGGGAGCAGGCCCGGATCACCGCCCGCCCGAAGCCCTGAAACCGGGGGTCGGCCTGGATCGACCGCGTCCCTCGTGCTAAGTTGCCCTGGCTCCCGTACGGGGCCGAACGCGAGGCGAACATGAAGGCTAAAATCCTGAAGACCGACACGCGGAAGTGCAACGGCGCGCGGGTGTGCGAGACGACCTGCTCCAAGGCGTTCTTCAAGGTCGACGATCCGGCGTGCTCCTCCATCCGGTACAGCCGGGAAGGAGAGGGCGCGCACGCGCTGAACGTCTGCAACCAGTGCGGCGAGTGCATCGCGATCTGCCCGGTCGAGGCGCTCTACCGCAACAAGGTGGGCGTCGTGATGGTGAACAAGAAGATCTGCGTCGGCTGCTTCATGTGCATCGGCTTCTGCCCCACGGCGTCGATGCGCAGGGCGCCCGGGCGAACCGAGCCGTTCAAGTGCACGTCCTGCGGGCTGTGCGCCAAGGCGTGCCCGACCCAGGCGCTCGCGATCGTCGAGGAGGAAGTGCGATGAGCCGCGACTACACGAAGCGCACGGACTACACCGCGAAGGCGGGCGACATGAAGGCCGCGCACAAGGTGCTCGCGACCTGGTCCTACGAGCCCGGGCTGCCCGTGCGGGGCTACAACGATCGGATGCTGTACGTCGATCTCACGACGCTGCGCATCGAGGAGCGGCCGCTCGAGCCTGTGATGAAGGAGAAGTTCGTCGGCGGGCGCGGCTTCGGCCTGTGGCGGCTGTGGCAGGACATCCGGCCGACCACGAAGTGGAACGATCCGGAGAACGCGATCGTCATCTCCCCGGGCCCGCTCGGCGGCAACACGCAGTACCCGGGCTCGGGCAAGTCGCTCGTCGTGAGCCTCTCGCCGCTGACCGGCGTCCCGATCGACTCCAACGTCGGCGGCTACTTCGGGCCGCT from Pseudomonadota bacterium harbors:
- a CDS encoding 4Fe-4S binding protein; this translates as MKAKILKTDTRKCNGARVCETTCSKAFFKVDDPACSSIRYSREGEGAHALNVCNQCGECIAICPVEALYRNKVGVVMVNKKICVGCFMCIGFCPTASMRRAPGRTEPFKCTSCGLCAKACPTQALAIVEEEVR